From the Drechmeria coniospora strain ARSEF 6962 chromosome 02, whole genome shotgun sequence genome, the window cgacgtctgGTAGTgcgacgagggagggggcGTGCCGTGGCGGAAGCTCAcgggcggcagcggctccAGGGGAGGGAACCGCTGGGGCGACTCGCTCCGGCGGGAGAAGGGGGACTGGTCCGCCTTCGGGAGCATGGCCGGCAGCCGCGGGGAGCTGTCCCTGCTCATGATGCGGGGCAGCTGCACGTCGCTCGTGGGCATGGGCATGTAGTAGCCGAAAGCCGGGGCGGGCGAGTGCGATCGAGACTTGCTCTGCAACACGGGGCTCGCCGCGAGGCTCGCGATgccaggcgtcggcgacgaggagcgggaCGAGAAGGAGTTGGCCCGCTTGCGCCGGCTGTTGCCGTGCGACAGCTGGTGGTAGTGCAGCCGGCAGGCGAGCTCCGTCTTGTTGAGGTGGGCGGcgatgtgcttgtacggcATCTTCTGGAGCCGAGTCTGCAGAAGATAGGCCTCCTGTGGTGACACGAACCGTCAGCCGTCATCTTCCAGGCGGTcccgggggaggggaggggggggggttcggCGGGGGCAGGCTCACCTCGTCCTCTCTCCAAGCGCGTCCGCTTCCGCTGAGGGCCGCCTTCTTGACCTTGCTCACGCCGCTctcatggcggcgagcggcatCTTGCATGGGAGAGTACCGGGACTCGACAGAAACGACTTGCGTCCGAGACATGTTCTCCGGGTCTGGGCGGCGTCCGAGTTGCTACGTGGTGATAtccgtcttcgtcgaccTGAAATGGGATATCGAGGCGATGCCAACACAGCGACCAGGCTGGGTTGAGAACGGAAGAAGAAAGACTTGGGACGTGTAGCTCGTAAATCTTCAGCGTCAAGGCGCGGAGAGGGAGCAGAGAATGGAAGACAAATGCAggaatttttttttttttggagAACTGCGAGTTGTCGTCGTGCGAGTCGAAAAGGAGCGTCAGCAGCCAAGCCAGTTGGAAATGAACGAAATGGTTTTAAGGAGCGTGGGAATCAGCTGCGGAAGTAGCAGGAAACAAACGACAAACAAGCAGAAAGGGAATGAATGATATCTTGTTGATGGGTGATGAAGAGACAAGATGAGGCGAAACAAGAGAGGTCGAGAACTCGTAGGAAACGACGGAGCAGAGGCCGGGCCATATGTATACGAGCGAGCGTGAGCGCCTGCATGCCGCATCGAGGAGCAATAAGGAAAGGCTAGTCAAGAGCGCTCGACGAAACAGTTTGGCGGCGTTGACGTTCCGTGTCTGGCACAATGTGGACCAGGGGTCCACGTTCCGCCCTCTGCCATGAGACTGAGGCTCTAGCCCCGTTACAGCGCAGGTCGATGCTGTGACAGATTAGAGTATGTCGTTCGTTCTGACTGGACGTTAGCCCGGCATAGGCATGACTGTGAAGGCAGATCGGGATGGCCAAGTACACCCACGTACAGCCGCGGGGTAGCGCACGGCGTTGCGCGGTACACGGTACCTGCATCACCCGCCCGGGGGAGCCGGCGACGCAGGTACCCGCTACCCTCCTCACTACCTCGCGGTACGCGCTCTCGATCTCGAACCTCGTCAGGGTGAAGCAGCCTGCGTGGAGCCGTGCTCCACCAGCATGATGGATGCAACTCATTGCTTGTTtgccctgccttgccttggCCTGACTTGGCTTTGGCTGGTCTGGCGGAAACACGGTTTGCGACTGAATGACCAGCTCTGCCGCGGCCCCTGCATGCGCTGCGCAATCAATGCAAAAGCATGCCACGGGACCGACCACGACGGGGTCGCGCGGCAGCAGGGACGAGCAGGCGAACCGTTCGCCTTGGTGGGAGGGAGTGGCCTGGCCGGAGCccggggcggcggcatgcaACGGCTGGGGATTCATCTGAACCTGCGAGGAAGACGTCTCCTACCACGCGGTCCCCTCATTCGTGGAGGCTCGTCGGAGGGCTTGCGGCAAGGCGACGCTCGATGCTTACCTTGCTGGTGGTCGGAGCCTTGCGAATGCTTGCTCGACCCTCGTATGCCTATCTGCGACCAGCCTCCGCCCTAGCGCCGATACCTCTGGAACGCTTGCACATAGGCATATAGGCATATAGGCATATAGGCACAGAGGCACATAGGCACATAAGCACATAAGCACATACGCACATACGCACATAGGACACATAGGTACATATGCGGGTATGCTTTTTGGCGGACCAGATGCTAGTACCGTATGTACCTAGCCGAGTTTAGTTGTTCCAGGTATGTGCAACTACGAAAAGTGTTAGGCTTTTGCTACCTTGGTTGGGGTTAGGCGAGACGGGCCTAGGTCGGTCCACTCAGGGACTACGACGAGGCGACTATCCCGGATGCCTTGATAGGGACGAGACGGTACAAACTCTGGAGGGCGGCTGGTCCGGTGGGCGGTTGATTTGTTTGTGTGAGGCAGCCACATGGAAACAGGCGCTGTTTCTGCCCTACGAGCAACGTGATGGGCACCGCCGGGGCAGCgcccatgtacatgtacctccCCTGCTGGATGCTACCAcatgccgccctcgccaacGCGGTaggcaagtacctgcactgcCCTCCACGGGCATGCTCATTCGTAAGTTCCGAAGTAGCAGCGGCCCCCAGCTACGAAGGAGCccgcacgtacatgtacttgcacacgaGCAGACGAGCGAGACAGCCCACCACGCTTGGTTCGTGCCGACCTTGTTCATCTGCCAGCGAGCCTCTTCGTTGCCTATGTAAAACAGCGACGGGCCCAAGCCTTCCAATCAGCGCGAGCACTCACTGCCTCGCCGTGTCATGCAGAGTCGTCGTGGCCAAGGGCGCTGGGCGCTCCGGAGCATTCATGAACCGAAATTTGCCGCTTTTATTTCAAACGTCCTGGGAAGTCGTGACAAGGGCACAGTTCACACCGACTTGGTCGGGCACGAACCGAGAAGCTCCCATTGCCTTCTAGCGCCTATCGTTGCTTAGTGCTTCCAGGccatcgacgatgccacgATCCAAGAAGTAAGCACGACTATTCCGTCCGAGCCAAGTGCAGGCATTACAGCACGTGCTGgggagttctccgtactgtaggtagtgATCGCACGCCGTGGCCAGGCGCAACATTCGGGAGGCGCCTGGTTCGGGCATCCTTGAAACTTGCCAAGCAGAGGCACAATCTCATGTTTGTCACAGCAAGACCCCCGAATCGATATCCTTGGTGAGCCGTCTCCATCGAGTTGCCCAAGGACGACAGGACGATATGGCTTCTGGTGAGAACAACGGCCGCACCACTGTTTGCTTTTCCACACTGCAGCACCGTGAGAGAAGGATTGCGTTCGATGCCTTCGTACCTTTACggcctgtgctccgtaacACTTgggcaggtacttgcacacccAAGCTTTGGTTCGCTCGCGTGCTGCCGTCCTCGCTCCGTATCGCACACCGGCAGGTCCCACCGACAGGTCCTATACTCTTGTCcgtcctctcctcgtcgtcagaGTTGCGCCGCGGCACTCCGTCGTGCCACGTAGCGGTTCTGccacctacttgtactcgtcaAGTGATGGCAGATGCGGCGACCGCTGCACGGAATGGTGGAAGGGTCAAGGTCGACGGGGAACAATGCCAAATCTGCTTCCTCGGGCCAGTGAGGCCCTGCAAATCAAGGCAAACAACCTTGTCGTGTTTGGCCATTCGCCCTCTCGGATTCCGCCCGTCGTGAACCCCGGCAGCCGTTGCCGATCGACACCGCACCAGTAGATGCGCGAGCAGGGCTCAGAGGACTCTTGCCGCCATGCGAGCGCCGCATCCATTATTGTCGCCGTCGATACTCGGTGCTCTCGGCGGAACGGACCACCTGCACGCACGTCATCGTCGATGGACCTGAGGCGAGGCCGTTGTCGAGAGCCATCTCCTAGCCATCTCCTggccgtctccttctccgtctcctcccacCCAACCCGGGGCGGGgcggcatcatggccatcgCCGTGACGGTCGAAGCAGCAGGTGGaagcggcagcgacggcagcacGACGTCCCGGACTGGTACCTTGCAACGGCAAGCGTTTCATGAGCCTGCTGCGTCGGCATGACGAAggagccggccgtcgccggtggCGCATGATTAATGCAAGTATCCTCTGGTTCGTCGCGCACAGCATGCGAATGGCCCCTGACGTTTCCGAccatggcgaggagggtgcCTTGAACTGGAAACAGATGGAACCACGGCCGACTCATTTGGGACGAGATTGGCAGTGCCAGGGTCGGCGGTGATGCAAGGGGCACATGTGTTCGAAACAAACATGACCAAACGTGTACGTTTTTCTGTCGCGTCAGCGGCGTACTTGGACGGtgacttgcttgcttgcattTGTCTCGTGAGCATTAGGCCGAAGCCTGCAGCGAGCCTTTGGCGTTCCATCTCGATCGGTcagccctcgacgccgagcagaAGGAGACGAGCAGGCGCCGAGAGGGCAAGTGCGaatgcatgtaagtaggcGTGCCTGCACTACGATGAGCATGTACTTTCTTTCACGTGTACTTTCACGTGGGGATGGCGGtctattactgtacagtaagtacgtttACGATATAcctgtgcgtgtgcgtgcagGTATACCAGGCATGCATGTCAAGTCCTTAGTCAGTGTACTCGTATGCATGAacagtgtacttgcttgatACTGCCATTCCATACTCGTTCCAGTCTCGGAGCATGCGGCATACGTGTATAGAAAGTTGGCGGAAAGGGCCGGGCCTGGCAGTGGAAGAATGATCAAGTCGAGGGACGGAGGTATCTGGTAAGGATTCGAGTGGGCCAAAACATGGGACAAGAGGTGTCAGTCCCGTGGTTCGTATTCGTCTGCTGTACGGGTTCGCACTCCTCCAACGCTCCAGTACCATGCGTGTTCCCATCGTGGCATGAGAAAACATCATGGCTGAGCGATATTTCATGGGCACCAAAAGCAGTTGTCTGTCGGAACAGAGCATGTGCAGGGTAGGCACTTGTGATTTCGGCATATTTTGCAGGCATGGTTCGTGCCTACGGTACACCTACGTACCACATACTGTAtttactgtgcatgtgcagtgcaTCTACTAGTACCGTGTACGAAATTCACGCACTTTCTTACTCCcacagcacaagtacgtacgtagTACTGCGTACTGGTAGGTGTAatccgtacttcgtacggagtcctTGTACACCGATTCCGTAATAATGCTGCGCGTTTGCTGCTTGTACAACGCACTAGGTATTTGAGTGTGTACAAGACCTGGACGTTGtactctactgtactgttGGAATAAGTACTAAGTGAGTCGTTGGTGCTACTTTGTACCTCACcgtgcgtgtactgtacacaagTGCAGTAGAGGTATTATTGTTATTACTCGTACAAGGACGGATACACCTACAGCCTTGCACAAGCAAGGGGCGTACTGTAACACtacctgcagtactccgcaggtgtactgtaagtaggaggtaagtaagtacttacaggtaatattaattacttgcacttacggagtacagtacatgaaagtgttactgtacaagtatttgtAGGTTAGTACTGTTCTTGTAttgtaggtacggagcacatttCGCGTTGGTAACCAGAGCCCCCCTCCGAGCCTTGCGAGTTACGCACCAAATTAGTGCGGGGACCTACCGAGTGGTACCAATCCAATATCACGTCTTTGTTGAGTATTACTTGCGAGTACTTGGATGGAGTGCGAGAACTTacttactactgtacttacagtacatgcacagagAGCGGGCGCCTCAGGATTTACCAAAGAGgacagcacggagtactccgtacagtacaggtagaCGAGTATCcatacctaggtaccttggTTAGTACCTATATGTGCGTCCAGTCGTAATGCCGATGACTTGCAAGCatagcaagtactgtacggagtacggagtacaacacGCCGATAACCTTCTCACCTCGATacctaggtgtacatgtacctaggtcggtacctcGGAGGTACAAACCTGCAAAGGTACCTGCTTGCCTGGGAGTCCAGTCGTGTccgagtactgcacatgtacggagtacacaactcccttgtactgtacactggCATGCAGGTAGTCATATCTCAGAAGTACGCGCGTAGTACTCGCGAAATACCTGCGCTCTCCTCGATTCTCTGgacaagtaattattacagcTGCAGCAACTGCACCTGCTTGCTGCACGCAGCACAGgcgtactgtagttgtactactTATGCAGCGTactgcgcatgtactccggcaggtaagtactctgtacttcATGGCAgtccttgtacggagcacaggtaaaagtacaagcacttgtacacgtaGTCATGCAGAAATGGAGCATTGTCCCGTCCAAGCTCGTCAGGGTGGCCGAGTCATATCCCCGTCGCACAAGATTTTGCCGTGGCCCTTCATTGCGCGCACCGTGGAAAAGTCGGCGCTTGCCAGAGGAGAGCAGAACAGGGAGGAGACTGACCGATGCGGGCTCCCGGAAACGCGCACCAGGGCGTGTTGTGTGATTCCTGTGCAGCGCGAGAAACGTCAAACGAACACGCCGCCGAGAGAGGGAGGGCGACGTCTCGCGAGCCAGTAAAACGCTGGGGAACGCGGCCAAGTGGGCACGGGCGGCCATGTACCTTCGCGTGCACGCGCCGTGGCCAATCACCGCCAGTTGCTAGTTTCTCAACCGTGCTTTCTTGATCCAATCACGGGCGCCACGTTCGTTTTCGGTTAAGTCGCCCCGCCCCACCCTGACCTGCTTGCTCCTGCACAGTCAAACTCCAGGTCCCTCGCCTCCCCTCGCCCGCTTCCTCCTTCACCAACCATAAACGGCTCACGCACTACACTACgagtactcgtacacgtAGTGAGAGGTACCAACCCAAACCTCAGAGATACTTGGGCTcgaggtacagtactccctcgtcgcgacctcgtcgtgacctcgtcgtccgtctcctgcCTGGCTGGTCTGTCAACCGGAGCACCAGCAAGCATCTCGCTTGTGCTTCCGTACTTGCGGATCCACACAAGCTCGTCTCCGCGAGAGAGTCTCCTTGGCGCCTCAACACCAGATCAGCAGCCAAGCAAGCGGACGGGattgactgactgactgaccGGGCTCTCGCTGGCTGACCGACGGCTTGACTGACTGAATATTGCCTCGCAGAGAAAGCAGCCGCCAGCCCTGTTTCGAGTGCACCTGTTGTGCTCGACCGACTAGTCGTCCTTGTGCCGCCCGCGAGCGACCCGCGAACCGGCCCAGCTTCGCCACCGTCCGTCCTGCGTACGAGGGCGAGAAAAAGACGTCTCGTCCGATTCCTCTTTTTTTGCCTGTCCGTTCCGTTGGATCATAGGCCCCCAGCCTCTCGCATTCGCCCACGCCCGCGCACCAATCGAACGCGGCTAAGCGTTCGCTTATTCCCTCTGCTGCAGCCAGCTGCTGTGCTAGTGCAGGTGAGTGGTACTCCTTGCAAAGTACATAGTACTCggctcgcccgcccgccccgTTATCCTCTCTCTATCCACCTTGCCTCTCGTCGCCAGCCAGCCACCGCAGTTTAATAATAATTCCCAGTCGACGCGCAGTCCCACcgcggtacaagtacttggtgcaTCCAAACTACGACCCCATTTTCTCGCTCTGCATTTCGCACAGTCGAGCACGAGTTACAAGtacgacgagtacgagtagCAGCCAGCCTGACGGAGGCGCAGTTTCAGCAGGCCCCCCGTCCCGTATCACGCAAACTCGTGCAGCCGACAATTAGCTTCTCCCCGAAGGCTCGGACCACTCGCTGGTACGACCTGGCCCTTACCAGACCAGGTAGAGAGAGACTTTTCCCTGCCCACCACCCCCCCCGGCGAGAGCTACCTCGTGCTCACCGCGCAACCaggtaaaaaaaaaaaaaaagaagacATCCTTCGCGTCGCCCGGGTGCGGAACCCCGACAACTACATTCACCACCGTACGTACCAATTTTCCTGCTCTCGCcttccccgtccccgtccaactctctccctctccctctgtCCGTCCCGTTCGTCTCCCTCTCTCTCCTTTCgtctctctccctccctccgtCGCGCGACACAGGCAGCCTCGTCTCGACCTCCTGTTGATGAGAAGCTCGCCGCGCCATTTTTTTTTCACCACCGTCACACGCGTCCCTTCCGCTCGCCAACAGGCTTGCTCGCGCTACACGAGCCGCGTCGCTGCAGAGCACACCCATGCTCGCGAGCTGACGGCCACAGCCCGCGCGCTCGTGTCCTCGTCAATCAGAGGCCCCCGGCCTGCCTTGTTTGCCTCGCCTTGCCTCGTTTGTTGTTGTTGCGCGACCACGGACCAAGGCGCCGCGCTGCTCTCTTGACTTCACCACCGTCCGACCGACCGATACTAACTCTCGTCCCGCCACCTCCAGATCATGCAGCCGTGGCAGGTCGGCCCCGTGCCGGAGTACGTCTACTCCAACTCCACTCATCAACCCAACGatatacagtaagtacctgcgGTCCCCTTTCGTTGTCCCTGGTACCTCTGTCtacccgccgcccgccgcggccTACCTGCCTCGATACCCCTCCGCCGTCCGGTTCCCGACCCAAGCCCTCCTCCTATCACCACCCCAACCAAAGCTTGTCACGCTGCATCCATGCATCCTGAAATATCCCCGTCatttcgccgccgcccacccCTAGCCAGGAACGTCTCtcccgtcgctcgccgccttggTACTGTTTTCGTCTGTCGACTTTCCTTCCAccttcctcctcgctcggCTCCCTTCTCCCACCTCCCGGTCTCCCGTCGCCCGTTTTCCCTCCCCTTTCGCGTCGGGCCAATGTCACTGCCTCGGGGCAAGGCAATGCCGTCACAGCCCCGTTGATTGCCGCGGCGAAATTTCGCTGACCACAGCTCCTGAATAGCAACCACCCGTACCAGGCCGACATGAACCGCCGGAATGAGCGCATGGATTTCCCCTACGGAACGCCCCAGTCCAGCATGGCaccccagcagcagcagcaccatcCCACACCCGTCCAGCCGCCGATGAACGTGCAGCCTCCGAACGCGCAGGGTGGTCCCCAGCAGGCCGCCGCTCAGGCTTCGGCTCCGTCGAGCCGCCAGAGGAAACGCCCGGCTCCCAacgcggcctcgtcgccggccaccggcggcgcctcgGGCGCCGTGCCCGCCAACCAGGCTCAGCCTCCGGCGACGCCTGCCACGCCGCAGACGGGTACTCCTTCCCAGGggcaggccgccgccgacgacaacgcGACGCCCTCCTCGCAACCGCCCAACAAGAAGAGCAGGACCAACACGCCGTGGACCCCTCAGGAGGAGCTGCGCCTCAAGCAGATGCGTGACGCCAACAACAGCTGGGCCGAGATTGCCAAGGTATGCTTCCGTTGCCGAGCGCCCGAGCCGGCGTGTGGGACCCGAGCTGACCGGTGGCGAAACAGACCTTTCCCACGAGGACTGAGGGCTCCGTCAAGAAGCATTGGTACAAGGTACACAGTTGCAACTCGCCGACAGccacgcccccccccccccccccgtccccCTCTCTAACCGGCTATAGGACATGCACTACGCCGAGTTTGCCGAAGACGAGGTAGGTAGCACCCCTTGTGCCGGCTCTCTAGAGTTAGCTGACTGATGAGTCCAGAGCCAGGCTCTGCTGAATGCCATCAAAGAGTACGAAAACAACAGATGGAAGGTGATCGGTCAGAAAGTCGGCAAGCCCGCCAAGGTACGCCATCGGCACCGCCTGAAATTTCCAAGCCTCGGTGGATAAGTTGGCTGACCTCGGACCAGGCGTGCGAGCAATACGCGAAGGAGCACCTCCCAGGTGAGAAGATGGGCTCCGCTGACGTATGCTTTAGCATCATCCGCTAACCGACGCCCAGATCTCTTCTCCTCGAAGGGAAGGTAACTTCTCTCTTCGCGTTCGATCTGAAGGTCGTCTTGACATCGGGTCGCCTTTTGCGTTCCTCTGGTGCCGTGACGGCTGCCAGAATTTGAGGTTATCTACAACTGGTGGGGGAGGCGCCATCCAACTTGACAGCGGAAAACAGGCAAAAGAAAAATAAGAAAAAAAACTGGCGTTGAAGCAGCCGCTCAACCCCGTGCACCGCAACCTTCGTTTTAATATTTATATCTGCTTATGTGGTGAGCTTGGGTTGGAACAGTGGGTCGGAGAGAGAGCTGAGGTGGAAGACGGGCGTCCTTGCTGTTCCGGCGGATGCGGGAGATTGCTTTCTATTATCCGTGTTTGGTTCTTCTTTGTGTCACGTTGTACTCTGGTCTCCCTCTCTCCAAGCTCCTTATCGGCATAGATGGTTGTACCTTGGGCCAGGCGATGCCTTGATGGGAAAGGAGTCTGGGAACCTAGCTATAGGGATGCTCAGGAAGAGGCTCAGCTAGCGACTGCGGGGGGGTGTAGAGGAAGAGGTTGTAGAACAATTGTTTGCGACAGACGGACGGGACCCTGCCATGGCTGCCTGCTTGAGCCTGTTACTCTCGTGACCGATGATGTGGCAGCCGCGACGCATGCTGGAACTTGTGCAGACCTTGCCAGTCTTCCGACGAGGCTGAGGTCCTGAGCGACCGTGTGTGGTACATGTCCGTGTagtcatgtacatgtaggcgtGGTGTGTATTGTCGTACAGCACGCACGAGGAGAAGTACTGGATACATACCTTTACAGGTGGCTGTGGTATTGGCTTTCAGTACGTAGGTGTAGCATCATTCACATCTCCTTTGGGTGCGCTAAGttagtactacttactgtacctgccAGCTAGGTTCTGGGTAGTATCATCCATTTGCGCTCGTACCTGATGCCCCAGTTCTATTGTTTGTTGTCACTGGTGGGCGTGGAAGTACTGATCGTGACTTCGATGTCAAGTACTGCCCGACGTTCATGGCTGGCCCCACAAAGAGGCGCCGAGTACAGACGCTCGATGTACCCAAACGAacaactgcaagtacttgtacatttaAGAAGTGCTTCGTACAAACTGGCTACCTCGAAATGCTACCCCGAATGTACCATCCAAGTACTGCATCTCTGCAATGTACTtgagagtacatgtatgcggATACCGAGCCACCTCCCTCAATGGACGAGGTACTTGAACGTGCGCagtaaatacatgtactgtactgtactgcactgtactgcaggtgtacggagcactctaAGTGTActcccaagtacaagtatacttgtagtactccgtacttgtagtgcataTGCTTGTATATCGGCATCACGTAGGTACAAGAACATTCTTGATATTCCGTCCATGCCTATCGGTGGTGGAGGCACGTGTCGAACTGGGTTTGCACTTCAAGGCTTGTTTTCCGTGCCTCGTGGATGACGTTTCACTGCCCGGATCATGCGTTATTCTGTTCTCTGGCTCGTTCACCTTGATCGCGGGCATCGAACTCTATCACATGCAGTAACTTTCCGAGTGACCTTTCCACCGACACACCGGTACATTGCGCATATTCGCGGTCGGAAACTGACGCATATAATGCCACGTCTCATGCCTCGTGGCTGGAGCCACCCCATGACGAAAAGAATACAGCAGCGGCCGCCAGCGTGCATGATATACTTGGGCTTGATATCACTCCCTTGCCATGAAGCGAGGATTCGGCCGTGTTCGTCATGATGGTCGCTTGTCGCACCAAATAATCGCCGAGCTCTAGGGTAGCAGTGGGTGGTGGGCAAGTTCTGTAGTCCGTCCCTGGCCAACCCACTTTGAATGCCAAGACCCTCCCCCCCACCTCGGGTGGTGGTACGCATTTCTTCCGACGAGGCTTGGGGCATTTTTTTCTTCATCAGTGCCGTTGAAAAGGCTCGCAGTCTGCATATCAAACGTTTGCCCTCCACCCTCAGGCTTGATTCTTTCCGCGACGCTGCCGAGCACGGAAGAGCACGGAGGGAACAAAAAAATGAAACGAAAGCTCGACCAGAACGGCGTGCCTTCGCCCGAACCCAAGGAAAAATGTGGGAAAGCGGCAAAggccgcggacgaggaggcggagacGACATTTGCAgaccttggcctcgacccTCGACTGGTGCAAGCCGTTGCCGAGCAGAGCTTTCTCAAGCCGACGCTCGTGCAGCGCAAAGCGATTCCCCTCGCACTCAACGGTCAGGACGTCCTGTGCAAGGCGAAGACTGGGTCCGGAAAGACGGCGGCCTACGTCCTTCCCATCTTGGCGGGCATATTGAAGCGAAAGAGTGtatgccgtcggccgctccCTCCGTCGTTGCGCATCACTGACTGACCATGATGCAGACCGACGGCAGCGCAGTCACATCGGcgctcatcctcgtcccaACCCGCGAACTCGCCGACCAGGTCTTCAAGGCCATCGAAAAACTCTCCTCCTTTTGCGCCAAGGATATCCGGGCGGTCAAGCTGACGGACAAGCTCTCCGATGCGGTGCAGCGATCCCTGCTGTCGACATCACCCGACATTGTCATCTCCACGCCTGCGCGGGCATGGCACAATGTCAAATCCAACTCGGCagccctcgacctcggcaagCTCTCACATCTCgtcctggacgaggcggacatTCTGCTGTCGTACGGATACGATGAAGATCTGGAGAACCTGTCGTGGTCGGTGCCCAAGGGGACCCAAACGATCATGATGAGTGCGACCCTCACCGAGGAGGTTGACTCCCTGAAGAAGATTTTCTACCGCAGCAATGTGCCGACcctgctcgacctcgaggagccagatgccgagggcgaggggatCACACAGCTGGTGACGAGGTATAGACACATCCACGCAAGCGCGCCCTCGcgccctccccccccggACGTGTGCTAATGCAGTCCAGGtgtggcgaggacgaaaaATTCCTCCTTGCCTACGTCATCTTCAAGCTGCAACTGGTCAAGGGCAAGTGCatcatcttcgtcggcgacgtaGACCGATGCTACCGGGTCAAGCTATTTTTTGAGCAGTTCGGCATCCGCAGCTGCATCTTGAACTCGGAACTGCCCGTCAACTCGAGACTACACGTCGTGGAGGAGTTCAACCGCGGCGTGTACGACATCATCATCGCCTCGGACGAGAAGGAGATTCTCGGAAGCGAGGAGAAggccgaagaggaggagaaggaggacgaTGCCGCGCAGGAGGAACGGGCGGATGCCGTgacggagaaggagggcAAGCACCCGAAGAAGAAGCGCAAGGTGACAAAGGGCGAcaaggagtacggagtatcgCGAGGTAGGCGGACAGGCACGGCCGGATGTGCGATGCTCTCTCCCGCTGACACGTGCTCAGGTATCGACTTCAAGAACGTGGCGGCCGTCATCAACTTTGATCTTCccacgtcggcctcgtcctaCACGCACAGGATCGGGCGAACGGCGCGGGCCGGGAAGGCGGGCATGGCACTGTCATTCGTCGTCCCCAAGGAGCTCTATCGCAAGCacatgccgacgacgacggcgacggccgagaacGACGAAAAGGTGCTCGCCAGAATCACGAGACAGCAGGCgaagaa encodes:
- a CDS encoding MYB DNA-binding domain protein translates to MQPWQVGPVPEYVYSNSTHQPNDIHNHPYQADMNRRNERMDFPYGTPQSSMAPQQQQHHPTPVQPPMNVQPPNAQGGPQQAAAQASAPSSRQRKRPAPNAASSPATGGASGAVPANQAQPPATPATPQTGTPSQGQAAADDNATPSSQPPNKKSRTNTPWTPQEELRLKQMRDANNSWAEIAKTFPTRTEGSVKKHWYKDMHYAEFAEDESQALLNAIKEYENNRWKVIGQKVGKPAKACEQYAKEHLPGEKMGSADVCFSIIR
- a CDS encoding ATP-dependent RNA helicase dbp9 yields the protein MKRKLDQNGVPSPEPKEKCGKAAKAADEEAETTFADLGLDPRLVQAVAEQSFLKPTLVQRKAIPLALNGQDVLCKAKTGSGKTAAYVLPILAGILKRKSTDGSAVTSALILVPTRELADQVFKAIEKLSSFCAKDIRAVKLTDKLSDAVQRSLLSTSPDIVISTPARAWHNVKSNSAALDLGKLSHLVLDEADILLSYGYDEDLENLSWSVPKGTQTIMMSATLTEEVDSLKKIFYRSNVPTLLDLEEPDAEGEGITQLVTRCGEDEKFLLAYVIFKLQLVKGKCIIFVGDVDRCYRVKLFFEQFGIRSCILNSELPVNSRLHVVEEFNRGVYDIIIASDEKEILGSEEKAEEEEKEDDAAQEERADAVTEKEGKHPKKKRKVTKGDKEYGVSRGIDFKNVAAVINFDLPTSASSYTHRIGRTARAGKAGMALSFVVPKELYRKHMPTTTATAENDEKVLARITRQQAKKGKEITAYNFNTKQVDAFRYRMNDALRAVTKVAVREARTRELRQELLKSDKLKRYFEENPSEINHLRHDGELRTARQQAHLKHVPDYLMPKEGKRALAEDEIGFVPLRKAGGKVRGHRKGQRAKRGPGGFRVGGRKSDPLKTFKARRKTTK